A segment of the Aureimonas sp. SA4125 genome:
TTCTATGCCGGCCTCAACCTCTTCGTCGCCATGCCCGTCCACCTCGCCCTGCGCAGGCTTCAGCGCCGGTCTGCCGAAAGGGGCGCGCAGACCATCGCGCCGGCGGCGGTCGGGGACGATACGGCCCTGCCGCTCCACGTCCAGGGGCAGGCGCTGTGGATGGTCGTCATCGGCTTTGCGCTGAGCGGCTTCCTGTTCTCGGCCATCTCGACGCAGATGGTGCCGCTCCTCGCCTCGCTCGGGATCGGCACGGCGAGCGTGATGGTCGCCGCGCTGTTCGGGCCCGCCCAGGTCTTCGTGCGCTTCGCCAATCTTGCGGGCGGAGCCGGCCGCCATCCGATCGAGGCGACGCTGGCGGCCTGCGCCGTGCTGCCGGTCGCCGCGGTCGTGCTCGCCGCGACCGCACCGGCCACCGCCGGGGCCGCCGCCTTCGCCATCCTCCTCGGCTTCGGATCGGGGCTGACGAGCATCGTCCGCGGCACGCTGCCACTGGCCCTGTTCGGGCGATCGGGCTACGGCGCGCGCCTGGGAAAGATCTCGTCGGCGCAACTTGTCAGCTCGGCGGCGGCCCCGGTCGTCCTGTCGTCGCTGATCGAGCTCTTCGGCCCCGGGCCCGCCCTCGGCCTCATCGCCGCGATCGGCGCCGCCGGCTTCCTCGTCTTCCTCGGCGTGGCTAGGCTGAGGCGCCAGTCGGTCGCGGCTTGACCGCAGTGCAGCATTCCAAGGAATATGGCGGGGGCCTCTCGCCGAAATTGCCCCTGCTATGCCTGCCCCATGGCGCCGCGTCCGACGCCGAGGTGCGGGAAAGGCCAGCGTTGATGAACCTCTTCCTCCCAGCCCGACATCGCGTGAAAGGCGATCCATGACGGTCACGATCTACCACAATCCCGGCTGCAGCACGTCCCGCAACACGCTGGCGATGATCCGCCAGTCCGGCGAGGAGCCGGAGATCATCGAGTATCTCAAGACGCCGCCCTCGCGCGAGACGTTGATCGAACTCCTCGACGTGATGGGCCTTACCCCGCGCGACATCCTGCGCAAGAAGGGCACGCCCTATGCCGAGCTCGGCCTCGACGACCCGGCGATCGACGACGAGGAACTGCTCGACGAGATGATCCGGCACCCGATCCTGATCGACCGACCGATCGTCGTCACCAACAAGGGCGTGCGTCTCTGCCGTCCGTCGGAAAAGGTGCTGGAGATCCTCGACAATCCCGTTATCGGGGCGTTCACGAAGGAGAACGAAGAGGTCGTGGCGGCGGCCGGGCGGGCTGCGTAAACTCGGTGCGGTGACCTTGCCGCTCTCGGTCGGTGGCGGGTTCGGGCGCCGGCGCTGGAGTACTCCGGCGACGGTGCGTCTTCCGCGCAGCCGAACGCTCTTGCGCCTGAATTGACCTCTGCGTCTTTGGCTTTGACTTTGACTTTGGGAGCAGATGATCGGCCGCTATCCCCTCGCAAGGGGTGGATAGCCATGCCCCACACCCTGCGGATCCGTCACCACCCACGTCTCGTCCGCTCCGGCCAGATATCCCGGCCCCACCGGCACCTTCCCGTGCCCGCCCGGAATATCCAAGACATAGGTCGGCTGGCACAGCCCGGAGACGTTGCCGCGCAACTCGCGCATCAGCGCCTGGCCCTCGCCGATCGTCGTGCGGAAATGCGCGGTGCCGGGAGCGAGGTCGGCGTGATGGAGGTAGTAGGGTTTCACCCGGTTCTCGACGAAGGCGCGCATC
Coding sequences within it:
- the arsK gene encoding arsenite efflux MFS transporter ArsK; protein product: MRSRGPLRAPQRGTVAVWLLGLSQIIGYGTLYYAYAILAPEMARTFDWPLPWIFAALSLALLAGGIVSPFAGRCLDRYGSARVMACGSVAAAGALLLIASAPTGAVLVAGVVALQLCSPFVEYNAAFAYLAESEGQAAPRRIVHLTLIAGFASTLFWPLTDSLLTVLDWRSILVFYAGLNLFVAMPVHLALRRLQRRSAERGAQTIAPAAVGDDTALPLHVQGQALWMVVIGFALSGFLFSAISTQMVPLLASLGIGTASVMVAALFGPAQVFVRFANLAGGAGRHPIEATLAACAVLPVAAVVLAATAPATAGAAAFAILLGFGSGLTSIVRGTLPLALFGRSGYGARLGKISSAQLVSSAAAPVVLSSLIELFGPGPALGLIAAIGAAGFLVFLGVARLRRQSVAA
- the arsC gene encoding arsenate reductase (glutaredoxin) (This arsenate reductase requires both glutathione and glutaredoxin to convert arsenate to arsenite, after which the efflux transporter formed by ArsA and ArsB can extrude the arsenite from the cell, providing resistance.), whose translation is MTVTIYHNPGCSTSRNTLAMIRQSGEEPEIIEYLKTPPSRETLIELLDVMGLTPRDILRKKGTPYAELGLDDPAIDDEELLDEMIRHPILIDRPIVVTNKGVRLCRPSEKVLEILDNPVIGAFTKENEEVVAAAGRAA